gttaagtcactatctatTGCTGAATGAGGTGACACAATGATGATTGGCCCACTGACGAAagcccttgcatttgctgtaataccaaagatgCACACTGGGTGTCGGTGGCGACTTTCCCGGAAAATATCACAAGCAGCGAACAGTTAGTGACGcgttcacccagcagtggttggtCGGCCACAGAGAGTAGGCGGTTCTTATCATAGTGACCGGAAATAAGTTAGCCTAATGTTAGACAACGAATAAGTATATACACAACGTTACTTTTATAGCAGCCATTTTTTATGCACGGTAAAGACAATAAATTCATCATGTGTATCTTGTTTGTTCTGTATCAGATGAGGACAGCAACCTGGCCACATCCCCAATGCCAGACATGGACTCGGACTCCATGCTGGGCGGGCCTgtggacgaggaggagagatggCTAGACGCTCTGGAGAAGGGAGAGCTCGATGACAACGgagagctgaagaaggaggtTGACGAGTCTTTGCTCACAGCCAGACAGGTGAGAAAGCAGGAAATGTTTTACTTCGGTTCCCTGTAGATCGAAAATGCTTTTCtctgagtgttttctgttgtttttgtgtccagAAAGCCCTGCTACACAAGCAGCAGAGCCAGCCTCTCCTGGAGCTCCCCATGGGTTACAAGGAGAAAGAGATGACCGCTGAGATGATGCAGAAGCGGGAGGAGCGAGCCCGAAAGAGACGCCTGCAGGCCGCCAAGAAGGCAGAAGAGAGCAAGAACCAGACGATAGAGAGACTGACAAAAACCAGCAAGGCCAAGATCAAGAGCATGAAAGAGAGGAAGGCCAAGCAGAGTCAGTGTCCCATGATCCGTTACAGCGACTGCGCTCTGGGCATGGCTATCTCCTTCCCCACAGGGGTCCCCCCTCCGGCCTCGGTGCCTCCTCGTCCTCCACCAGCAGCGCCGGTGAACTGCGGGGTCAGCGGATGCACCAACCTGAAGAAGTACTCCTGCTCCAAGACCGGGGTTCCTCTCTGCAGCCTCGACTGTTACAAGAGGAACCTGCTGCTTGTTCAGACCGCAGCTTGAACTACAACTACAAATGGACGCAGTTGTAGTTTTGTTTAAACTACATCAGAACATGATGGGACCGCACTGTTAACAGGGTCGGAGAAATTTACAATACATGGATACTTGTTGCTTCACAGATGTGGAAAATATGATTTGAACTTTAACAAAAATCCAAATACAAAATGGatttacttttttatcttttttccatCAGCTGTGTGTGGAAGCCTATTTCTCCCAgttacagagaaaaagaaatgattcAAACTTAGCcttgatcaaaagaaaaagatatcCCCATGGTAAGTTATGATTACGAGATAAAAATtcataattatgacaaaaaaaattatattatgagaaaaaaaagtcaaatttgagATTAATGTTGGcttttttatctcacaattccaactttttatCTAAAAGTTTCAGCTTTTATCTTATCATTTTGACTTTACCGTGAGAAGAATTattttcatcaagcttagtttaattttctttttcctttaactggcagaaatgggccTCCATAGTTGTgtcatattaataataatgtttgggttttttctgCAGTGATCACAATTCAATCATGTACATTGTAACGGAATAAAAATCTGTGTACCAGTCGAgcattataaaatatttataatttccATTTGTGGAGTAGGTTTGGAgactatttttcattttgttaataatgtaaaaattgtacttaagagaTTGACAAAGGTCGTCAGCGACAAGcaaatttgtttttgaaagaaTACAAGAgaaactgttttgtttgattaatctcaatgtttatttttgtaacaAATGACTCCATTTCATATAAAAACTGTACATCTTAAATAAAGAAACACTGCatacacatgtgaaaatatcaatACAGCCTTATTTGCTCTGTCAACATGGAGCACGATTTGTTTCAGTCCAGTTTATGGCAGCAAACTGTCGGGGCGACTGCTCTCAGTGGAAGGTTTTGTCTGCTCTCATTAGAGGTTTCCACCAAAGTGTCTGAGGTATTTACTGACTGAGTGGCTTTCcatctgcacaaacacacacattaacacccCTACACACACTCTGGTGAGCAACAAGGCACAAAAATGACCTGGTTTGAGCTCAGCCTGCTGTTTGCTTCTCACTGCCTCAATGCTTCGTCACAATCTGCAGAAAACCTGAGGCACACTATAAGATTCAGACTCCACTTAGCTGTCTTTTACAGTATCCCAGAGGAACTGAGACAAGAACCATACAACCCCCACATTTACTCTCTCAGGTGCTTTCCACAAGCGTCAGCAGCTCTCCTGAGAATTGTGGTTTGTGTGTCCGTCATCTTTGCTGATCTGAAAGGGAGAGGATCACAAGGCCAGGCCGAAGGAGAGTCTGAAGGCCATCTCTACAGGAACCTCTGCCACAGAGTCATGGAAACACACGTAGAATTCCTGAGGGACGGGCTCGAGCAGCATCCGTctgaaacaacagcaaaacacatttgattacatctgtgatttcttttttttattcattaaatgtgtgaataattaactttatttatacacttttcaaaaacatttataaaggTCTTTGTGGAAACTACATAAAAACAAGTCCTGATCTCGGGACAATGAGAGTGCATCATTATTGTCCTACAGTCATGCTTGTTCCATTTTTTGTGTTGAGCTACCTCGAGCGTCTTCAGCCttcctcgttagtatagtggacagtatctccgcctgtcacgcggaagaccggggttcgattccccgacggggagttccttttccttttttaacaAAACACTGATCTTTGTTGTACAGCCTTCAACATTAAAAGGACTAGTAGTCGAGTCTTCATTGCTCCCTGACTCAACTCTGTTGTTCATGTGACTCACATGTTGTAACCTGCTGGTACGAGTCTGTCATGGTTGACTACTTCAGGAGGCGTTTCCTCTTCCTTCTGCTATCTGCGTGTTACTCTTTTCAAAATCGGTTCAGCTGTGtggaccaacaacaacaacaacctccaagctaaCAGCCGCTAACGCCTGGCTTTTATCTCCAATGTGAATGTGCACAGTCAGCCTTCACTCCTGTGGTATTTATCGTCTACACCGTGGATTGTCAACTAGAACTCGACATGTTATCCCACCATTCTTCGCCttcctcgttagtatagtggacagtatctccgcctgtcacgcggaagaccggggttcgattccccgacggggagtATTTATTGCCCCCGGATGCAACATCACTAATAACA
This is a stretch of genomic DNA from Pagrus major chromosome 10, Pma_NU_1.0. It encodes these proteins:
- the ino80b gene encoding INO80 complex subunit B, giving the protein MGKRKDMIHPRFLGEGSSSLHSVHKRKHKKHKKHKRKHHSFPEAPEPEPIMVPRPPPQLRLKIKLGGQTLGTKSVPTFTVHPGVARPPSPLMIIHNNDIDDDDDDDEDDDEDDDEPSVPLEQYRAWLDEDSNLATSPMPDMDSDSMLGGPVDEEERWLDALEKGELDDNGELKKEVDESLLTARQKALLHKQQSQPLLELPMGYKEKEMTAEMMQKREERARKRRLQAAKKAEESKNQTIERLTKTSKAKIKSMKERKAKQSQCPMIRYSDCALGMAISFPTGVPPPASVPPRPPPAAPVNCGVSGCTNLKKYSCSKTGVPLCSLDCYKRNLLLVQTAA